In Xenopus tropicalis strain Nigerian chromosome 5, UCB_Xtro_10.0, whole genome shotgun sequence, one genomic interval encodes:
- the syncrip gene encoding heterogeneous nuclear ribonucleoprotein Q isoform X6 produces MAAEHVNGNGTEEPMDTYAAVAQSEHMQTLLDAGLPQKVAEKLDEIYISGLVTHSDLDERAIEALKEFNEEGALAVLQQFKDSDLSHVQNKSAFLCGVMKTYRQREKQGTKVADSSKGPDESKIKALLERTGYTLDVTTGQRKYGGPPPDFVHTGQQPSVGTEIFVGKIPRDLFEDELVPLFEKAGSIWDLRLMMDPLTGLNRGYAFVTFCTKEAAQEAVKLYNNHEIRPGKHIGVCISVANNRLFVGSIPKSKTKEQIVEEFSKVTEGLTDVILYHQPDDKKKNRGFCFLEYEDHKTAAQARRRLMSGKVKVWGNVVTVEWADPIEDPDPEVMAKVKVLFVRNLANTVTEEILEKAFGQFGKLERVKKLKDYAFIHFDERVGAVKAMEEMNGKELEGENIEIVFAKPPDQKRKERKAQRQAAKNQMYDEYYYYGGPHMPPPSRGRGRGGRGGYGYPSDYYGYDDYYDYYGYDYHNYRGGYDDPFYGYEDFQVGARGRGGRGARGAAPSRGRGAVPPRGRAGYSQRGGPGSARGARGARGGAQQQRGRGQGKGVEAGPDLLQ; encoded by the exons GTTTAGTTACACATAGTGATTTAGATGAACGAGCTATAGAGGCTTTAAAGGAGTTTAATGAAGAAGGTGCACTAGCTGTGCTTCAGCAGTTTAAGGACAGTGATCTTTCGCATGTACAG AATAAAAGTGCCTTTTTATGTGGAGTTATGAAGACCTACAGGCAGAGGGAAAAACAAGGGACCAAAGTGGCTGATTCTAGTAAAGGGCCTGATGAGTCCAAAATAAAG gcaCTGCTGGAAAGAACAGGGTACACACTTGATGTGACAACAGGTCAAAGAAAATATGGAGGTCCACCTCCAGATTTTGTGCATACTGGACAGCAGCCATCAGTTGGAACAGAA ATTTTTGTGGGGAAAATCCCTAGAGATCTCTTTGAAGATGAGCTTGTCCCGTTATTTGAAAAAGCTGGATCAATATGGGATCTCCGCTTAATGATGGATCCATTGACTGGTTTAAATAGGGGATATGCTTTTGTGACATTCTGTACAAAAGAAGCTGCTCAGGAAGCTGTTAAGCTG TACAATAACCATGAGATCCGACCTGGAAAGCACATTGGTGTGTGTATCTCTGTTGCCAATAACAGACTCTTTGTTGGGTCAATTCCAAAAAGTAAAACCAAGGAACAAATTGTTGAAGAATTTAGCAAAGTAACAG AGGGACTTACTGATGTTATATTATACCATCAACctgatgataaaaaaaagaatagaggATTTTGCTTTCTTGAGTATGAAGATCACAAAACTGCTGCTCAAGCCCGGCGCAGGTTAATGAGTGGCAAAGTAAAAGTGTGGGGCAATGTTGTGACAGTGGAATGGGCAGACCCTATTGAAGATCCAGATCCTGAAGTTATGGCAAAG GTTAAAGTTTTATTTGTTCGCAATCTTGCAAATACTGTTACAGAAGAAATTTTAGAAAAAGCGTTTGGTCAGTTTGGTAAATTGGAACGCGTGAAGAAGCTAAAAGACTATGCTTTCATTCATTTTGATGAGCGTGTTGGCGCTGTTAAG GCAATGGAAGAAATGAATGGTAAAGAGTTAGAAGGAGAAAACATTGAAATTGTTTTTGCCAAGCCACCTGATCAAAAAAGGAAAGAGCGTAAGGCTCAGAGGCAAGCTGCCAAAAATCAAAT gtatgatgaatattattattatggtggCCCACATATGCCACCTCCCTCCAGAGGTAGAGGCCGTGGAGGCAGAGGTGGTTATGGATATCCTTCTGACTATTATGGCTATGATGATTACTATGACTATTATGGCTATGATTACCATAATTACCGTGGTGGATATGACGATCCTTTCTATGGTTACGAAGACTTTCAAGTCGGAGCTAGAGGCAGGGGTGGTAGAGGAGCAAGGGGTGCTGCTCCATCCAGAGGTCGCGGGGCCGTTCCTCCCCGTGGCAGAGCCGGTTATTCACAGAGAGGAGGTCCAGGATCAGCAAGAGGTGCTCGAGGTGCGAGAGGAGGTGCCCAGCAACAAAGAGGCCGCGGG CAGGGAAAAGGGGTCGAGGCCGGTCCTGACCTGTTACAATGA
- the syncrip gene encoding heterogeneous nuclear ribonucleoprotein Q isoform X7, producing the protein MAAEHVNGNGTEEPMDTYAAVAQSEHMQTLLDAGLPQKVAEKLDEIYISGLVTHSDLDERAIEALKEFNEEGALAVLQQFKDSDLSHVQNKSAFLCGVMKTYRQREKQGTKVADSSKGPDESKIKALLERTGYTLDVTTGQRKYGGPPPDFVHTGQQPSVGTEIFVGKIPRDLFEDELVPLFEKAGSIWDLRLMMDPLTGLNRGYAFVTFCTKEAAQEAVKLYNNHEIRPGKHIGVCISVANNRLFVGSIPKSKTKEQIVEEFSKVTEGLTDVILYHQPDDKKKNRGFCFLEYEDHKTAAQARRRLMSGKVKVWGNVVTVEWADPIEDPDPEVMAKVKVLFVRNLANTVTEEILEKAFGQFGKLERVKKLKDYAFIHFDERVGAVKAMEEMNGKELEGENIEIVFAKPPDQKRKERKAQRQAAKNQMYDEYYYYGGPHMPPPSRGRGRGGRGGYGYPSDYYGYDDYYDYYGYDYHNYRGGYDDPFYGYEDFQVGARGRGGRGARGAAPSRGRGAVPPRGRAGYSQRGGPGSARGARGARGGAQQQRGRGGKGVEAGPDLLQ; encoded by the exons GTTTAGTTACACATAGTGATTTAGATGAACGAGCTATAGAGGCTTTAAAGGAGTTTAATGAAGAAGGTGCACTAGCTGTGCTTCAGCAGTTTAAGGACAGTGATCTTTCGCATGTACAG AATAAAAGTGCCTTTTTATGTGGAGTTATGAAGACCTACAGGCAGAGGGAAAAACAAGGGACCAAAGTGGCTGATTCTAGTAAAGGGCCTGATGAGTCCAAAATAAAG gcaCTGCTGGAAAGAACAGGGTACACACTTGATGTGACAACAGGTCAAAGAAAATATGGAGGTCCACCTCCAGATTTTGTGCATACTGGACAGCAGCCATCAGTTGGAACAGAA ATTTTTGTGGGGAAAATCCCTAGAGATCTCTTTGAAGATGAGCTTGTCCCGTTATTTGAAAAAGCTGGATCAATATGGGATCTCCGCTTAATGATGGATCCATTGACTGGTTTAAATAGGGGATATGCTTTTGTGACATTCTGTACAAAAGAAGCTGCTCAGGAAGCTGTTAAGCTG TACAATAACCATGAGATCCGACCTGGAAAGCACATTGGTGTGTGTATCTCTGTTGCCAATAACAGACTCTTTGTTGGGTCAATTCCAAAAAGTAAAACCAAGGAACAAATTGTTGAAGAATTTAGCAAAGTAACAG AGGGACTTACTGATGTTATATTATACCATCAACctgatgataaaaaaaagaatagaggATTTTGCTTTCTTGAGTATGAAGATCACAAAACTGCTGCTCAAGCCCGGCGCAGGTTAATGAGTGGCAAAGTAAAAGTGTGGGGCAATGTTGTGACAGTGGAATGGGCAGACCCTATTGAAGATCCAGATCCTGAAGTTATGGCAAAG GTTAAAGTTTTATTTGTTCGCAATCTTGCAAATACTGTTACAGAAGAAATTTTAGAAAAAGCGTTTGGTCAGTTTGGTAAATTGGAACGCGTGAAGAAGCTAAAAGACTATGCTTTCATTCATTTTGATGAGCGTGTTGGCGCTGTTAAG GCAATGGAAGAAATGAATGGTAAAGAGTTAGAAGGAGAAAACATTGAAATTGTTTTTGCCAAGCCACCTGATCAAAAAAGGAAAGAGCGTAAGGCTCAGAGGCAAGCTGCCAAAAATCAAAT gtatgatgaatattattattatggtggCCCACATATGCCACCTCCCTCCAGAGGTAGAGGCCGTGGAGGCAGAGGTGGTTATGGATATCCTTCTGACTATTATGGCTATGATGATTACTATGACTATTATGGCTATGATTACCATAATTACCGTGGTGGATATGACGATCCTTTCTATGGTTACGAAGACTTTCAAGTCGGAGCTAGAGGCAGGGGTGGTAGAGGAGCAAGGGGTGCTGCTCCATCCAGAGGTCGCGGGGCCGTTCCTCCCCGTGGCAGAGCCGGTTATTCACAGAGAGGAGGTCCAGGATCAGCAAGAGGTGCTCGAGGTGCGAGAGGAGGTGCCCAGCAACAAAGAGGCCGCGGG GGAAAAGGGGTCGAGGCCGGTCCTGACCTGTTACAATGA
- the syncrip gene encoding heterogeneous nuclear ribonucleoprotein Q isoform X1, protein MAAEHVNGNGTEEPMDTYAAVAQSEHMQTLLDAGLPQKVAEKLDEIYISGLVTHSDLDERAIEALKEFNEEGALAVLQQFKDSDLSHVQNKSAFLCGVMKTYRQREKQGTKVADSSKGPDESKIKALLERTGYTLDVTTGQRKYGGPPPDFVHTGQQPSVGTEIFVGKIPRDLFEDELVPLFEKAGSIWDLRLMMDPLTGLNRGYAFVTFCTKEAAQEAVKLYNNHEIRPGKHIGVCISVANNRLFVGSIPKSKTKEQIVEEFSKVTEGLTDVILYHQPDDKKKNRGFCFLEYEDHKTAAQARRRLMSGKVKVWGNVVTVEWADPIEDPDPEVMAKVKVLFVRNLANTVTEEILEKAFGQFGKLERVKKLKDYAFIHFDERVGAVKAMEEMNGKELEGENIEIVFAKPPDQKRKERKAQRQAAKNQMYDEYYYYGGPHMPPPSRGRGRGGRGGYGYPSDYYGYDDYYDYYGYDYHNYRGGYDDPFYGYEDFQVGARGRGGRGARGAAPSRGRGAVPPRGRAGYSQRGGPGSARGARGARGGAQQQRGRGVRGARGGRGGNVGGKRKADGYNQPDSKRRQTNNQNWGSQPIAQQPLQGGDHSGNYGYKSENQEFYQDSFGQQWK, encoded by the exons GTTTAGTTACACATAGTGATTTAGATGAACGAGCTATAGAGGCTTTAAAGGAGTTTAATGAAGAAGGTGCACTAGCTGTGCTTCAGCAGTTTAAGGACAGTGATCTTTCGCATGTACAG AATAAAAGTGCCTTTTTATGTGGAGTTATGAAGACCTACAGGCAGAGGGAAAAACAAGGGACCAAAGTGGCTGATTCTAGTAAAGGGCCTGATGAGTCCAAAATAAAG gcaCTGCTGGAAAGAACAGGGTACACACTTGATGTGACAACAGGTCAAAGAAAATATGGAGGTCCACCTCCAGATTTTGTGCATACTGGACAGCAGCCATCAGTTGGAACAGAA ATTTTTGTGGGGAAAATCCCTAGAGATCTCTTTGAAGATGAGCTTGTCCCGTTATTTGAAAAAGCTGGATCAATATGGGATCTCCGCTTAATGATGGATCCATTGACTGGTTTAAATAGGGGATATGCTTTTGTGACATTCTGTACAAAAGAAGCTGCTCAGGAAGCTGTTAAGCTG TACAATAACCATGAGATCCGACCTGGAAAGCACATTGGTGTGTGTATCTCTGTTGCCAATAACAGACTCTTTGTTGGGTCAATTCCAAAAAGTAAAACCAAGGAACAAATTGTTGAAGAATTTAGCAAAGTAACAG AGGGACTTACTGATGTTATATTATACCATCAACctgatgataaaaaaaagaatagaggATTTTGCTTTCTTGAGTATGAAGATCACAAAACTGCTGCTCAAGCCCGGCGCAGGTTAATGAGTGGCAAAGTAAAAGTGTGGGGCAATGTTGTGACAGTGGAATGGGCAGACCCTATTGAAGATCCAGATCCTGAAGTTATGGCAAAG GTTAAAGTTTTATTTGTTCGCAATCTTGCAAATACTGTTACAGAAGAAATTTTAGAAAAAGCGTTTGGTCAGTTTGGTAAATTGGAACGCGTGAAGAAGCTAAAAGACTATGCTTTCATTCATTTTGATGAGCGTGTTGGCGCTGTTAAG GCAATGGAAGAAATGAATGGTAAAGAGTTAGAAGGAGAAAACATTGAAATTGTTTTTGCCAAGCCACCTGATCAAAAAAGGAAAGAGCGTAAGGCTCAGAGGCAAGCTGCCAAAAATCAAAT gtatgatgaatattattattatggtggCCCACATATGCCACCTCCCTCCAGAGGTAGAGGCCGTGGAGGCAGAGGTGGTTATGGATATCCTTCTGACTATTATGGCTATGATGATTACTATGACTATTATGGCTATGATTACCATAATTACCGTGGTGGATATGACGATCCTTTCTATGGTTACGAAGACTTTCAAGTCGGAGCTAGAGGCAGGGGTGGTAGAGGAGCAAGGGGTGCTGCTCCATCCAGAGGTCGCGGGGCCGTTCCTCCCCGTGGCAGAGCCGGTTATTCACAGAGAGGAGGTCCAGGATCAGCAAGAGGTGCTCGAGGTGCGAGAGGAGGTGCCCAGCAACAAAGAGGCCGCGGGGTACGTGGTGCGAGGGGTGGCCGCGGTGGAAATGTAGGAGGAAAGCGCAAAGCAGATGGGTACAACCAGCCAGATTCCAAGCGGCGCCAGACCAATAATCAGAACTGGGGCTCCCAACCCATTGCTCAGCAACCGCTCCAAGGTGGTGATCATTCTGGTAACTATGGTTACAAATCTGAAAACCAGGAGTTTTATCAGGATTCTTTTGGGCAACAGTGGAAATAG
- the syncrip gene encoding heterogeneous nuclear ribonucleoprotein Q isoform X2, translating into MAAEHVNGNGTEEPMDTYAAVAQSEHMQTLLDAGLPQKVAEKLDEIYISGLVTHSDLDERAIEALKEFNEEGALAVLQQFKDSDLSHVQNKSAFLCGVMKTYRQREKQGTKVADSSKGPDESKIKALLERTGYTLDVTTGQRKYGGPPPDFVHTGQQPSVGTEIFVGKIPRDLFEDELVPLFEKAGSIWDLRLMMDPLTGLNRGYAFVTFCTKEAAQEAVKLYNNHEIRPGKHIGVCISVANNRLFVGSIPKSKTKEQIVEEFSKVTEGLTDVILYHQPDDKKKNRGFCFLEYEDHKTAAQARRRLMSGKVKVWGNVVTVEWADPIEDPDPEVMAKVKVLFVRNLANTVTEEILEKAFGQFGKLERVKKLKDYAFIHFDERVGAVKAMEEMNGKELEGENIEIVFAKPPDQKRKERKAQRQAAKNQMYDEYYYYGGPHMPPPSRGRGRGGRGGYGYPSDYYGYDDYYDYYGYDYHNYRGGYDDPFYGYEDFQVGARGRGGRGARGAAPSRGRGAVPPRGRAGYSQRGGPGSARGARGARGGAQQQRGRGVRGARGGRGGNVGGKRKADGYNQPDSKRRQTNNQNWGSQPIAQQPLQGGDHSAGKRGRGRS; encoded by the exons GTTTAGTTACACATAGTGATTTAGATGAACGAGCTATAGAGGCTTTAAAGGAGTTTAATGAAGAAGGTGCACTAGCTGTGCTTCAGCAGTTTAAGGACAGTGATCTTTCGCATGTACAG AATAAAAGTGCCTTTTTATGTGGAGTTATGAAGACCTACAGGCAGAGGGAAAAACAAGGGACCAAAGTGGCTGATTCTAGTAAAGGGCCTGATGAGTCCAAAATAAAG gcaCTGCTGGAAAGAACAGGGTACACACTTGATGTGACAACAGGTCAAAGAAAATATGGAGGTCCACCTCCAGATTTTGTGCATACTGGACAGCAGCCATCAGTTGGAACAGAA ATTTTTGTGGGGAAAATCCCTAGAGATCTCTTTGAAGATGAGCTTGTCCCGTTATTTGAAAAAGCTGGATCAATATGGGATCTCCGCTTAATGATGGATCCATTGACTGGTTTAAATAGGGGATATGCTTTTGTGACATTCTGTACAAAAGAAGCTGCTCAGGAAGCTGTTAAGCTG TACAATAACCATGAGATCCGACCTGGAAAGCACATTGGTGTGTGTATCTCTGTTGCCAATAACAGACTCTTTGTTGGGTCAATTCCAAAAAGTAAAACCAAGGAACAAATTGTTGAAGAATTTAGCAAAGTAACAG AGGGACTTACTGATGTTATATTATACCATCAACctgatgataaaaaaaagaatagaggATTTTGCTTTCTTGAGTATGAAGATCACAAAACTGCTGCTCAAGCCCGGCGCAGGTTAATGAGTGGCAAAGTAAAAGTGTGGGGCAATGTTGTGACAGTGGAATGGGCAGACCCTATTGAAGATCCAGATCCTGAAGTTATGGCAAAG GTTAAAGTTTTATTTGTTCGCAATCTTGCAAATACTGTTACAGAAGAAATTTTAGAAAAAGCGTTTGGTCAGTTTGGTAAATTGGAACGCGTGAAGAAGCTAAAAGACTATGCTTTCATTCATTTTGATGAGCGTGTTGGCGCTGTTAAG GCAATGGAAGAAATGAATGGTAAAGAGTTAGAAGGAGAAAACATTGAAATTGTTTTTGCCAAGCCACCTGATCAAAAAAGGAAAGAGCGTAAGGCTCAGAGGCAAGCTGCCAAAAATCAAAT gtatgatgaatattattattatggtggCCCACATATGCCACCTCCCTCCAGAGGTAGAGGCCGTGGAGGCAGAGGTGGTTATGGATATCCTTCTGACTATTATGGCTATGATGATTACTATGACTATTATGGCTATGATTACCATAATTACCGTGGTGGATATGACGATCCTTTCTATGGTTACGAAGACTTTCAAGTCGGAGCTAGAGGCAGGGGTGGTAGAGGAGCAAGGGGTGCTGCTCCATCCAGAGGTCGCGGGGCCGTTCCTCCCCGTGGCAGAGCCGGTTATTCACAGAGAGGAGGTCCAGGATCAGCAAGAGGTGCTCGAGGTGCGAGAGGAGGTGCCCAGCAACAAAGAGGCCGCGGGGTACGTGGTGCGAGGGGTGGCCGCGGTGGAAATGTAGGAGGAAAGCGCAAAGCAGATGGGTACAACCAGCCAGATTCCAAGCGGCGCCAGACCAATAATCAGAACTGGGGCTCCCAACCCATTGCTCAGCAACCGCTCCAAGGTGGTGATCATTCTG CAGGGAAAAGGGGTCGAGGCCGGTCCTGA
- the syncrip gene encoding heterogeneous nuclear ribonucleoprotein Q isoform X3 — MAAEHVNGNGTEEPMDTYAAVAQSEHMQTLLDAGLPQKVAEKLDEIYISGLVTHSDLDERAIEALKEFNEEGALAVLQQFKDSDLSHVQNKSAFLCGVMKTYRQREKQGTKVADSSKGPDESKIKALLERTGYTLDVTTGQRKYGGPPPDFVHTGQQPSVGTEIFVGKIPRDLFEDELVPLFEKAGSIWDLRLMMDPLTGLNRGYAFVTFCTKEAAQEAVKLYNNHEIRPGKHIGVCISVANNRLFVGSIPKSKTKEQIVEEFSKVTEGLTDVILYHQPDDKKKNRGFCFLEYEDHKTAAQARRRLMSGKVKVWGNVVTVEWADPIEDPDPEVMAKVKVLFVRNLANTVTEEILEKAFGQFGKLERVKKLKDYAFIHFDERVGAVKAMEEMNGKELEGENIEIVFAKPPDQKRKERKAQRQAAKNQMYDEYYYYGGPHMPPPSRGRGRGGRGGYGYPSDYYGYDDYYDYYGYDYHNYRGGYDDPFYGYEDFQVGARGRGGRGARGAAPSRGRGAVPPRGRAGYSQRGGPGSARGARGARGGAQQQRGRGVRGARGGRGGNVGGKRKADGYNQPDSKRRQTNNQNWGSQPIAQQPLQGGDHSGKRGRGRS; from the exons GTTTAGTTACACATAGTGATTTAGATGAACGAGCTATAGAGGCTTTAAAGGAGTTTAATGAAGAAGGTGCACTAGCTGTGCTTCAGCAGTTTAAGGACAGTGATCTTTCGCATGTACAG AATAAAAGTGCCTTTTTATGTGGAGTTATGAAGACCTACAGGCAGAGGGAAAAACAAGGGACCAAAGTGGCTGATTCTAGTAAAGGGCCTGATGAGTCCAAAATAAAG gcaCTGCTGGAAAGAACAGGGTACACACTTGATGTGACAACAGGTCAAAGAAAATATGGAGGTCCACCTCCAGATTTTGTGCATACTGGACAGCAGCCATCAGTTGGAACAGAA ATTTTTGTGGGGAAAATCCCTAGAGATCTCTTTGAAGATGAGCTTGTCCCGTTATTTGAAAAAGCTGGATCAATATGGGATCTCCGCTTAATGATGGATCCATTGACTGGTTTAAATAGGGGATATGCTTTTGTGACATTCTGTACAAAAGAAGCTGCTCAGGAAGCTGTTAAGCTG TACAATAACCATGAGATCCGACCTGGAAAGCACATTGGTGTGTGTATCTCTGTTGCCAATAACAGACTCTTTGTTGGGTCAATTCCAAAAAGTAAAACCAAGGAACAAATTGTTGAAGAATTTAGCAAAGTAACAG AGGGACTTACTGATGTTATATTATACCATCAACctgatgataaaaaaaagaatagaggATTTTGCTTTCTTGAGTATGAAGATCACAAAACTGCTGCTCAAGCCCGGCGCAGGTTAATGAGTGGCAAAGTAAAAGTGTGGGGCAATGTTGTGACAGTGGAATGGGCAGACCCTATTGAAGATCCAGATCCTGAAGTTATGGCAAAG GTTAAAGTTTTATTTGTTCGCAATCTTGCAAATACTGTTACAGAAGAAATTTTAGAAAAAGCGTTTGGTCAGTTTGGTAAATTGGAACGCGTGAAGAAGCTAAAAGACTATGCTTTCATTCATTTTGATGAGCGTGTTGGCGCTGTTAAG GCAATGGAAGAAATGAATGGTAAAGAGTTAGAAGGAGAAAACATTGAAATTGTTTTTGCCAAGCCACCTGATCAAAAAAGGAAAGAGCGTAAGGCTCAGAGGCAAGCTGCCAAAAATCAAAT gtatgatgaatattattattatggtggCCCACATATGCCACCTCCCTCCAGAGGTAGAGGCCGTGGAGGCAGAGGTGGTTATGGATATCCTTCTGACTATTATGGCTATGATGATTACTATGACTATTATGGCTATGATTACCATAATTACCGTGGTGGATATGACGATCCTTTCTATGGTTACGAAGACTTTCAAGTCGGAGCTAGAGGCAGGGGTGGTAGAGGAGCAAGGGGTGCTGCTCCATCCAGAGGTCGCGGGGCCGTTCCTCCCCGTGGCAGAGCCGGTTATTCACAGAGAGGAGGTCCAGGATCAGCAAGAGGTGCTCGAGGTGCGAGAGGAGGTGCCCAGCAACAAAGAGGCCGCGGGGTACGTGGTGCGAGGGGTGGCCGCGGTGGAAATGTAGGAGGAAAGCGCAAAGCAGATGGGTACAACCAGCCAGATTCCAAGCGGCGCCAGACCAATAATCAGAACTGGGGCTCCCAACCCATTGCTCAGCAACCGCTCCAAGGTGGTGATCATTCTG GGAAAAGGGGTCGAGGCCGGTCCTGA
- the syncrip gene encoding heterogeneous nuclear ribonucleoprotein Q isoform X4, whose amino-acid sequence MAAEHVNGNGTEEPMDTYAAVAQSEHMQTLLDAGLPQKVAEKLDEIYISGLVTHSDLDERAIEALKEFNEEGALAVLQQFKDSDLSHVQNKSAFLCGVMKTYRQREKQGTKVADSSKGPDESKIKALLERTGYTLDVTTGQRKYGGPPPDFVHTGQQPSVGTEIFVGKIPRDLFEDELVPLFEKAGSIWDLRLMMDPLTGLNRGYAFVTFCTKEAAQEAVKLYNNHEIRPGKHIGVCISVANNRLFVGSIPKSKTKEQIVEEFSKVTEGLTDVILYHQPDDKKKNRGFCFLEYEDHKTAAQARRRLMSGKVKVWGNVVTVEWADPIEDPDPEVMAKVKVLFVRNLANTVTEEILEKAFGQFGKLERVKKLKDYAFIHFDERVGAVKAMEEMNGKELEGENIEIVFAKPPDQKRKERKAQRQAAKNQMYDEYYYYGGPHMPPPSRGRGRGGRGGYGYPSDYYGYDDYYDYYGYDYHNYRGGYDDPFYGYEDFQVGARGRGGRGARGAAPSRGRGAVPPRGRAGYSQRGGPGSARGARGARGGAQQQRGRGVRGARGGRGGNVGGKRKADGYNQPDSKRRQTNNQNWGSQPIAQQPLQAGKRGRGRS is encoded by the exons GTTTAGTTACACATAGTGATTTAGATGAACGAGCTATAGAGGCTTTAAAGGAGTTTAATGAAGAAGGTGCACTAGCTGTGCTTCAGCAGTTTAAGGACAGTGATCTTTCGCATGTACAG AATAAAAGTGCCTTTTTATGTGGAGTTATGAAGACCTACAGGCAGAGGGAAAAACAAGGGACCAAAGTGGCTGATTCTAGTAAAGGGCCTGATGAGTCCAAAATAAAG gcaCTGCTGGAAAGAACAGGGTACACACTTGATGTGACAACAGGTCAAAGAAAATATGGAGGTCCACCTCCAGATTTTGTGCATACTGGACAGCAGCCATCAGTTGGAACAGAA ATTTTTGTGGGGAAAATCCCTAGAGATCTCTTTGAAGATGAGCTTGTCCCGTTATTTGAAAAAGCTGGATCAATATGGGATCTCCGCTTAATGATGGATCCATTGACTGGTTTAAATAGGGGATATGCTTTTGTGACATTCTGTACAAAAGAAGCTGCTCAGGAAGCTGTTAAGCTG TACAATAACCATGAGATCCGACCTGGAAAGCACATTGGTGTGTGTATCTCTGTTGCCAATAACAGACTCTTTGTTGGGTCAATTCCAAAAAGTAAAACCAAGGAACAAATTGTTGAAGAATTTAGCAAAGTAACAG AGGGACTTACTGATGTTATATTATACCATCAACctgatgataaaaaaaagaatagaggATTTTGCTTTCTTGAGTATGAAGATCACAAAACTGCTGCTCAAGCCCGGCGCAGGTTAATGAGTGGCAAAGTAAAAGTGTGGGGCAATGTTGTGACAGTGGAATGGGCAGACCCTATTGAAGATCCAGATCCTGAAGTTATGGCAAAG GTTAAAGTTTTATTTGTTCGCAATCTTGCAAATACTGTTACAGAAGAAATTTTAGAAAAAGCGTTTGGTCAGTTTGGTAAATTGGAACGCGTGAAGAAGCTAAAAGACTATGCTTTCATTCATTTTGATGAGCGTGTTGGCGCTGTTAAG GCAATGGAAGAAATGAATGGTAAAGAGTTAGAAGGAGAAAACATTGAAATTGTTTTTGCCAAGCCACCTGATCAAAAAAGGAAAGAGCGTAAGGCTCAGAGGCAAGCTGCCAAAAATCAAAT gtatgatgaatattattattatggtggCCCACATATGCCACCTCCCTCCAGAGGTAGAGGCCGTGGAGGCAGAGGTGGTTATGGATATCCTTCTGACTATTATGGCTATGATGATTACTATGACTATTATGGCTATGATTACCATAATTACCGTGGTGGATATGACGATCCTTTCTATGGTTACGAAGACTTTCAAGTCGGAGCTAGAGGCAGGGGTGGTAGAGGAGCAAGGGGTGCTGCTCCATCCAGAGGTCGCGGGGCCGTTCCTCCCCGTGGCAGAGCCGGTTATTCACAGAGAGGAGGTCCAGGATCAGCAAGAGGTGCTCGAGGTGCGAGAGGAGGTGCCCAGCAACAAAGAGGCCGCGGGGTACGTGGTGCGAGGGGTGGCCGCGGTGGAAATGTAGGAGGAAAGCGCAAAGCAGATGGGTACAACCAGCCAGATTCCAAGCGGCGCCAGACCAATAATCAGAACTGGGGCTCCCAACCCATTGCTCAGCAACCGCTCCAAG CAGGGAAAAGGGGTCGAGGCCGGTCCTGA